Proteins encoded in a region of the Polyangiaceae bacterium genome:
- a CDS encoding HAMP domain-containing sensor histidine kinase, producing the protein MSAPAKELGLDELTLGKGASLEDLVDRSALSELTVSFFELFRVPIRIFAESGQILADASEQPALYAYLNTTKGGRNALQEVVATVKRVDPGSDGEALQSCVTGAQYQIVSIRYDERALGRIILGPFLAPEAVDAKPDLRSLDPEIDPLRAHELRLEMPRARPETVLQIARHLRKSLDLILFSGHKALLTSSMHLASVRESFRELQDKNAKLQTAYDRLKELDRLKSNFLATVSHELRTPLTSIIGYSEMLSEGIAGPLAGEQVEFVATIHEKGEQLLELIKGLLDLSKLESGTMSLRKSELDITPVIQDVAATLTPTARKKKVNIAVDAQGLLPTVWADAERLRQVFLNLTENAIKFTPEGGTVTLSVEPSYLDRKADAEEGGLVLFSARRAAIEVRVADTGVGIPENERGRVFDAFYQVDSSSTREHGGTGLGLSIVRRLVDSHDGSVHIEQNEPQGAVFVVRLPCRRTTIA; encoded by the coding sequence ATGTCCGCCCCAGCGAAAGAACTCGGCCTCGATGAGTTGACTCTGGGCAAAGGCGCCAGCCTGGAAGATCTGGTCGATCGCTCTGCTCTGAGCGAGCTGACCGTGTCATTTTTCGAGCTGTTTCGCGTGCCTATTCGCATCTTCGCGGAGTCGGGGCAGATCCTTGCGGACGCCAGCGAGCAGCCCGCCCTTTACGCGTACTTGAACACGACCAAGGGCGGTCGCAACGCACTGCAAGAAGTCGTGGCCACGGTCAAGCGCGTGGATCCGGGCAGTGACGGCGAAGCGCTGCAGTCGTGTGTCACGGGCGCGCAATACCAGATCGTGAGTATTCGCTACGACGAACGCGCCCTGGGACGGATCATTCTCGGACCCTTCTTGGCCCCGGAAGCCGTCGACGCGAAGCCGGACCTGCGCTCGTTGGATCCGGAGATCGATCCCCTGCGCGCTCACGAACTGCGCCTGGAGATGCCGCGAGCGCGTCCGGAGACGGTGCTGCAGATCGCGCGGCACCTGCGCAAGTCCTTGGACTTGATTCTCTTCTCCGGTCACAAGGCCCTGCTGACGAGCAGCATGCATCTGGCCAGCGTGCGCGAGAGCTTTCGTGAGCTGCAGGACAAGAACGCGAAGCTGCAGACCGCGTATGATCGACTGAAGGAGTTGGACCGCCTGAAGAGCAACTTCCTGGCCACAGTGTCCCACGAGCTGCGTACGCCCCTGACGTCCATCATCGGCTACAGCGAGATGCTTTCCGAGGGCATTGCAGGGCCGCTGGCCGGAGAGCAGGTGGAGTTCGTCGCCACCATCCACGAGAAGGGAGAGCAGCTGCTCGAGCTGATCAAGGGGCTGTTGGATCTCTCGAAGCTGGAAAGCGGCACGATGAGCCTGCGGAAGTCGGAGCTCGACATCACGCCGGTGATTCAGGACGTGGCCGCGACGCTGACGCCCACGGCGCGCAAGAAGAAGGTCAACATCGCCGTGGACGCTCAAGGGCTCCTGCCCACCGTGTGGGCGGATGCCGAGCGCTTGCGTCAGGTGTTCCTGAATCTGACCGAGAACGCCATCAAGTTCACGCCCGAAGGGGGCACCGTCACGCTCAGCGTCGAACCTTCGTACTTGGATCGCAAGGCCGACGCCGAGGAGGGCGGGCTCGTGCTATTCAGCGCTCGCCGCGCGGCGATCGAAGTTCGCGTGGCGGACACGGGCGTGGGCATTCCAGAGAACGAGCGCGGACGCGTGTTCGACGCCTTCTATCAAGTGGACTCGAGCAGCACCCGGGAACACGGCGGCACGGGTCTGGGGCTGTCGATTGTGCGACGCTTGGTCGATTCCCACGACGGTTCGGTACACATCGAGCAGAACGAACCTCAGGGCGCCGTCTTCGTCGTGCGTTTGCCGTGTCGCCGCACCACCATCGCCTGA
- a CDS encoding gliding motility protein, translated as MQLDFSARELTIKLVYYGPALSGKTTNLQSLHKAADPATAGRLMTLETRDDRTLFFDLLPLTFKDRGGLSVRLKVFTVPGQVIHASTRRLVVQGADGVAFVADSQIAETQNNADSFMDLKENLKANGLNLKQMPLIIQFNKRDLADIRSDAEIAELAAQGREPVYLAVATRGDGVVESFVGLLHLTWSALNAEHDLNRKFGFDSDAFIKRVATQLGDPRPVSEILATCVGGALDVLTPEALG; from the coding sequence GTGCAGCTTGATTTCAGCGCCCGTGAGCTCACGATAAAACTCGTCTACTACGGTCCGGCGCTCAGCGGGAAGACGACGAATCTGCAGTCCCTGCACAAGGCGGCAGATCCGGCCACCGCAGGGCGGTTGATGACCCTGGAGACCCGCGACGACCGCACGCTATTTTTCGACCTCCTACCACTGACCTTCAAGGATCGCGGTGGGCTCAGCGTGCGGCTGAAGGTGTTCACGGTGCCTGGGCAGGTCATCCATGCGTCCACGCGCCGATTGGTGGTCCAGGGCGCCGACGGCGTGGCCTTCGTGGCCGACTCGCAGATCGCGGAGACCCAGAACAACGCCGACTCCTTCATGGACCTGAAGGAAAACCTGAAGGCGAATGGACTGAACTTGAAGCAGATGCCGCTGATCATTCAGTTCAACAAGCGCGACTTGGCGGACATCCGCAGCGACGCGGAGATCGCCGAGTTGGCTGCCCAGGGCCGTGAGCCCGTGTATCTGGCCGTGGCCACTCGCGGCGACGGCGTGGTGGAGAGCTTCGTCGGCCTCTTGCATTTGACCTGGAGCGCGCTCAACGCCGAGCACGATCTGAATCGCAAGTTCGGCTTCGACTCGGATGCGTTCATCAAGCGCGTCGCGACGCAGCTCGGGGACCCTCGCCCCGTGAGCGAAATCCTGGCCACCTGCGTCGGCGGGGCGTTGGACGTCCTGACGCCGGAGGCCCTGGGCTGA